The following proteins are encoded in a genomic region of Bacteroidales bacterium:
- the tig gene encoding trigger factor, with amino-acid sequence MNIKKDSIDELNAVVTIKIEKPDYEERVNKILKDYRRKAKFDGFRPGNVPQGLVNKMYRKPVLAEEINKVLAESLSKYLVDEKLNILGEPLPNEAHPLNINWDTDTEFEFVFDLGLAPDLTLEISDKDVLPLYDIAVDDEEVNKQIDRMTNRYGSFADTDVISENEMIKADLTELDASGNAVENGVKVEDGTISLEFVKDQESKDRFKGLKAGDELVLDVKKAFVNDTDLAALLKIDKEKLNDINPDFKVVVKSISRFEKAPVNQELFDKAYGKDKVKSEEEFRQKVRDELKAALGNSSNYKFKKDARDYFLGKFDRKLPEEFLKRWLLHTNEGKVTQEQVDKDFVHFTEDLKWQLIKGKITREQELKINEEDLVAHVKEAIRQQFVQYYGLAEVPEDLLDKYAKESLNREEERNRYIDSLNEEKVFDFIRKTVKLDTKEITLENFNKLFE; translated from the coding sequence ATGAATATTAAAAAAGACAGTATTGACGAGCTGAATGCAGTAGTAACGATTAAAATTGAAAAGCCTGACTACGAGGAAAGAGTGAATAAGATTCTGAAGGACTACCGCAGGAAAGCCAAATTTGATGGTTTCAGGCCGGGTAATGTTCCCCAGGGGCTCGTAAATAAGATGTACCGCAAGCCGGTTCTGGCTGAAGAAATAAATAAGGTGTTGGCTGAGTCACTTAGCAAGTACCTTGTAGACGAAAAGCTTAATATTTTAGGCGAACCGTTGCCAAATGAAGCTCATCCTCTTAACATTAACTGGGATACCGATACTGAATTTGAATTCGTTTTTGATCTTGGACTTGCCCCTGACCTCACACTTGAAATCAGTGATAAGGACGTTCTGCCATTATATGATATAGCAGTGGATGATGAGGAAGTGAACAAGCAGATCGACAGGATGACGAACCGCTATGGCTCATTTGCTGACACCGATGTAATTTCTGAAAATGAAATGATCAAAGCGGATCTGACCGAGCTGGATGCTTCAGGCAATGCTGTTGAGAATGGTGTAAAAGTTGAAGACGGAACGATTTCACTTGAGTTTGTGAAAGACCAGGAAAGCAAAGATAGATTCAAAGGGCTGAAAGCAGGGGATGAATTGGTTCTTGATGTTAAAAAGGCTTTTGTAAATGATACCGACCTGGCAGCCTTGCTTAAAATCGATAAGGAAAAGCTGAATGATATCAACCCTGATTTTAAAGTCGTTGTTAAATCAATTTCCAGGTTTGAGAAAGCACCTGTAAACCAGGAACTGTTTGATAAAGCTTACGGAAAAGACAAAGTGAAATCGGAAGAAGAATTCCGCCAGAAAGTTCGCGATGAATTGAAAGCTGCATTGGGAAACAGCAGCAATTATAAATTCAAAAAAGATGCCCGCGATTATTTTCTTGGTAAATTCGACAGGAAACTTCCCGAAGAATTCCTGAAAAGATGGCTTCTTCACACCAATGAAGGTAAAGTTACACAGGAGCAGGTTGACAAGGATTTTGTACATTTTACCGAGGACCTTAAGTGGCAGCTGATTAAAGGTAAAATTACACGTGAGCAGGAATTGAAAATCAACGAGGAAGATTTGGTAGCCCATGTAAAAGAAGCCATTCGCCAGCAGTTTGTTCAGTATTATGGTCTGGCAGAGGTGCCCGAAGATCTTCTGGATAAATATGCGAAAGAAAGTCTGAACCGCGAAGAAGAAAGAAACCGTTATATCGACAGCCTGAACGAAGAGAAAGTTTTTGATTTTATCCGGAAAACGGTAAAACTTGATACCAAAGAAATAACTTTGGAGAATTTCAACAAACTTTTTGAATAA
- the clpP gene encoding ATP-dependent Clp endopeptidase proteolytic subunit ClpP: MDLIRDFNKFATGHMGISSINLHRFTSVTNSYISPTIIEERQLNIAQMDVFSRLMMDRIIFLGLPIDDYVANIIQAQLLYLDSADPGKDIQIYFNTPGGAVHAGLGIYDTMQYVTCDVATICTGMAASMGAVLLCAGTKGKRTALRHSRIMIHQPMGGAQGQATDIEITAREILKLRSELYTIIADHSGNTLEKVEKDSDRDYWMTAKEAMEYGMIDEILERTKKK; this comes from the coding sequence ATGGACCTGATAAGGGATTTCAACAAATTTGCCACCGGTCATATGGGAATCAGCAGCATCAACCTGCACCGGTTCACATCGGTGACAAATAGTTATATTTCTCCCACCATCATTGAGGAACGCCAGTTAAACATAGCCCAGATGGATGTGTTTTCAAGGCTTATGATGGACCGGATTATTTTTCTGGGCCTGCCGATTGATGATTATGTTGCCAATATTATACAGGCTCAGCTTTTATATCTCGATTCCGCCGATCCCGGCAAGGATATCCAGATCTATTTTAACACTCCCGGAGGGGCAGTTCATGCCGGTTTGGGCATTTATGACACCATGCAGTATGTAACCTGTGACGTGGCCACTATTTGCACAGGCATGGCCGCTTCGATGGGTGCAGTTCTTCTTTGTGCCGGAACCAAAGGTAAACGTACGGCATTGCGCCATTCAAGGATTATGATTCACCAGCCTATGGGCGGAGCACAGGGCCAGGCGACCGATATTGAAATTACAGCCAGGGAAATTCTGAAACTCAGATCAGAATTGTATACAATTATTGCGGACCATTCGGGAAATACGCTTGAAAAAGTGGAAAAGGATTCTGACCGCGATTACTGGATGACAGCTAAAGAAGCTATGGAGTACGGAATGATCGATGAAATCCTCGAACGGACCAAAAAGAAATAA
- the clpX gene encoding ATP-dependent Clp protease ATP-binding subunit ClpX: protein MDKCSFCGRDKRDTNLLIAGISGHICDNCVEQAYEIVQEETKKKAPFDVTNIKLLKPKEIKKFLDLYVIGQEDAKKIISVAVYNHYKRLMQITRRDQADEVEIEKSNIILVGETGTGKTLLARTIAKLLHVPFTIVDATVLTEAGYVGEDIESILTRLLQVADYNTEAAEKGIVFIDEIDKIARKGDNPSITRDVSGEGVQQGLLKLLEGSVVNVPPQGGRKHPDQKMIPVDTRNILFICGGAFEGIERKIAHRLNTTVVGYNASRQTDRIERENLMQYIAPQDLRAYGMIPEIIGRLPILTYLHPLDRKTLRSILTEPKNSIIKQYEKLFDMDEVKLTFEEEALDYIVDKAVEFKLGARGLRSICEVIMVDVMFEQPSSEDREFVVTADYAKTRVDKINLHRLKAA, encoded by the coding sequence ATGGATAAATGCTCATTCTGCGGACGCGATAAAAGGGATACTAATTTGCTGATTGCAGGCATATCTGGACATATATGCGACAACTGCGTGGAGCAGGCATATGAGATTGTACAGGAGGAAACAAAGAAAAAGGCACCTTTTGACGTCACCAATATAAAGCTTCTAAAACCGAAGGAAATCAAGAAATTCCTTGATCTTTACGTGATAGGGCAGGAAGATGCCAAAAAGATCATTTCCGTTGCCGTTTATAATCATTATAAAAGGTTAATGCAGATCACACGCCGCGACCAGGCTGACGAAGTTGAAATTGAGAAATCGAATATCATTCTGGTCGGAGAGACTGGCACCGGTAAAACTCTGCTGGCACGTACAATCGCCAAACTGCTTCATGTACCTTTTACAATAGTTGACGCCACGGTTCTTACTGAGGCCGGCTATGTAGGCGAGGACATTGAAAGCATTCTTACAAGGCTTTTGCAGGTTGCCGATTATAATACTGAAGCGGCTGAAAAAGGAATTGTCTTCATTGATGAGATCGATAAAATAGCGCGCAAAGGCGACAATCCTTCAATTACCCGCGACGTTTCAGGCGAAGGTGTTCAACAGGGCCTTCTCAAACTTCTTGAGGGTTCTGTAGTTAATGTTCCACCCCAGGGCGGGCGTAAACATCCCGATCAGAAAATGATACCGGTTGATACCCGGAACATTCTTTTTATTTGCGGCGGTGCTTTTGAAGGCATTGAACGTAAAATAGCCCACCGGCTGAATACAACGGTTGTCGGTTATAACGCTTCAAGGCAAACCGATCGCATCGAAAGGGAGAACCTGATGCAGTATATTGCACCCCAGGATCTGCGGGCTTACGGTATGATTCCTGAAATAATCGGGCGTTTGCCGATTCTTACTTACCTGCATCCGCTCGACAGGAAAACTTTACGCAGCATTCTAACCGAACCGAAGAATTCAATCATCAAGCAATATGAAAAGTTGTTCGATATGGATGAAGTGAAACTCACCTTCGAAGAAGAGGCACTTGATTATATTGTTGACAAAGCGGTTGAATTCAAGCTTGGCGCCCGCGGATTGAGGTCAATTTGCGAGGTGATTATGGTAGATGTTATGTTCGAGCAGCCCTCATCAGAGGACCGTGAATTCGTTGTCACTGCTGATTATGCTAAGACAAGGGTTGATAAAATCAACCTGCACCGGTTGAAAGCGGCCTGA
- a CDS encoding anthranilate synthase component I family protein, whose amino-acid sequence MKKYTIKTKTRQMLADTITPVSIYLRIRDVFPNSLLLESSDYHGNENSYSFICLKPIAGFEADHGTVTESYPDGTVAKTELTGNTGLKERFRNFLQSFEQSADQSGAVINGLFGYASYDAIRYFETIKLKDRVIPEQQIPHLKYNFYNYIIAINHFQNNLQIIENRINGEPSELERIETLLNSRNLAIFNFKTIGSENSNISDEEYMKMVTKGKEHCYRGDVFQVVLSRQFSQRFTGDEFNVYRALRSINPSPYLFYFDYGNYKIFGSSPESHLKINKGKAYINPIAGTFKRTGDDEHDKVLAQKLSTDLKENAEHVMLVDLARNDLSRHAGNVEVERYREVQFFSHVIHLVSSVSSQLNSTSDITDMMAATFPAGTLTGAPKFRAMQLIDEYENQNRGYYGGAIGFLDFNGRFNHAIMIRTFLSKGNTLFYQAGAGIVAISNEESELQEVNNKLGALKKAIELAGQIN is encoded by the coding sequence ATGAAAAAATACACGATTAAAACCAAAACCAGGCAGATGCTGGCCGACACCATTACCCCGGTGAGCATTTATTTACGAATCAGGGATGTCTTTCCTAATTCACTGCTGCTTGAAAGTTCCGACTATCACGGTAATGAGAACAGTTATTCCTTCATTTGCCTTAAACCCATTGCCGGTTTTGAAGCTGATCACGGAACAGTAACCGAAAGCTATCCTGACGGAACCGTTGCTAAAACTGAATTAACCGGAAATACAGGCCTGAAGGAAAGATTCAGGAATTTTCTGCAATCATTCGAACAGTCGGCTGACCAATCAGGGGCTGTTATAAACGGGTTATTTGGATATGCCTCCTATGATGCCATCCGGTATTTTGAGACAATAAAACTGAAAGACCGAGTAATTCCCGAACAACAAATACCTCACCTCAAATACAACTTCTACAACTACATCATTGCCATCAATCATTTTCAGAACAACCTGCAGATTATTGAAAACCGAATAAATGGTGAGCCCAGTGAACTCGAAAGGATTGAAACCCTTTTGAACAGCCGCAACCTGGCTATTTTCAATTTCAAAACCATCGGATCGGAAAATTCAAATATCTCCGATGAAGAATATATGAAAATGGTGACAAAAGGGAAAGAGCATTGTTACAGGGGCGATGTGTTCCAGGTGGTCCTTTCACGCCAGTTTTCACAGCGGTTTACAGGTGATGAATTCAATGTATACAGGGCTCTCCGGTCAATCAATCCATCCCCCTACCTGTTTTATTTCGATTACGGAAATTATAAAATCTTTGGCTCCTCACCCGAATCGCATCTGAAAATAAACAAGGGCAAGGCATACATCAATCCGATTGCCGGAACATTTAAAAGAACAGGCGATGATGAACATGACAAGGTTCTTGCCCAGAAACTTTCAACCGATCTGAAAGAGAATGCAGAGCATGTAATGCTTGTTGACCTGGCAAGGAACGATCTCAGCCGCCATGCCGGTAATGTTGAAGTTGAGAGATACCGTGAAGTACAATTCTTTTCGCATGTAATCCACCTGGTTTCATCCGTTTCGAGTCAGCTGAATTCCACATCAGATATTACCGATATGATGGCAGCCACTTTCCCGGCAGGCACCCTGACAGGTGCCCCCAAATTCAGGGCTATGCAGCTTATTGATGAATACGAAAACCAGAATCGCGGATATTATGGCGGTGCCATTGGTTTTCTCGATTTCAACGGCAGATTTAACCACGCCATCATGATCAGGACATTCCTGAGTAAGGGGAATACACTCTTTTACCAGGCCGGTGCGGGAATCGTAGCCATTTCAAACGAGGAAAGTGAATTGCAGGAGGTGAACAACAAACTGGGAGCTTTGAAAAAAGCGATTGAGCTGGCGGGTCAAATCAATTAA
- a CDS encoding aminodeoxychorismate/anthranilate synthase component II produces the protein MKKILVIDNYDSFTYNLVHYIHRIHGHYPDVYRNDGIDLASAEKYDKILLSPGPGIPVEAGICLDLIRELGKKKSILGVCLGHQAIGEAYGGTLANLSQVFHGLATPVAITSKEEPLFSGLPVTFTAGRYHSWVVTRENLPECFTITCEDENGTIMGISHKRHDVRGVQFHPESVLTEHGYEIMKNWLNL, from the coding sequence ATGAAAAAGATTCTTGTAATCGACAATTACGATTCCTTTACATACAACCTGGTTCATTACATTCACCGGATACACGGCCATTATCCCGATGTGTACAGAAATGACGGGATTGACCTGGCATCGGCAGAGAAATACGATAAAATACTGCTGTCACCTGGGCCGGGGATTCCCGTAGAGGCGGGCATCTGCCTTGACCTGATCAGGGAGCTGGGTAAGAAAAAAAGTATCCTGGGTGTGTGCTTGGGCCACCAGGCGATTGGTGAAGCCTATGGCGGTACACTTGCAAATCTTTCGCAGGTTTTTCACGGACTGGCAACACCGGTTGCCATCACTTCCAAAGAAGAACCGTTGTTCAGTGGTTTGCCGGTAACTTTTACAGCAGGGCGCTATCATTCATGGGTAGTCACCCGTGAAAATCTGCCGGAATGCTTCACCATTACATGCGAGGATGAAAATGGCACTATCATGGGAATTTCCCATAAGCGGCATGACGTGCGGGGTGTGCAGTTTCATCCCGAATCGGTGCTTACTGAACATGGCTATGAAATAATGAAAAACTGGCTTAACCTGTAA
- the trpD gene encoding anthranilate phosphoribosyltransferase, translated as MKNILNHLFEHKTLKKSEAEEVLTKIAGGIYSESEMAAFITVYLMRSITVEELTGFRDALRNLCLRVNLDDFDTMDVCGTGGDGKDTFNISTLTTFVLAGAGAKIAKHGNYGVSSVCGSSNIMEYFGYKFSVDRDKLRREIDKSGVCFLHAPLFNPAMKNVAPVRRALKVKTFFNMLGPMINPAFPGKQMIGVYSLDLARLYNYLYQQSDTRFAIIHSLDGYDEISLTSDFKYILNGVERIVSPGEYSYDLTTHESLNGGSTVKESADIFLNVLKACGTKAQMQVVTANAQVALMCYYPGKSAATCRQLAEESLKSGKALASFENLISMQ; from the coding sequence ATGAAAAATATTCTCAATCACCTTTTTGAGCACAAAACCCTGAAAAAATCAGAGGCTGAAGAAGTGTTAACTAAAATTGCTGGGGGCATTTATTCGGAATCCGAAATGGCAGCCTTTATTACCGTGTACCTTATGCGAAGCATAACAGTGGAAGAGCTGACTGGCTTCCGTGATGCACTCAGGAATCTTTGCCTGCGGGTAAACCTTGATGATTTCGACACCATGGATGTTTGCGGTACCGGTGGTGACGGTAAGGATACATTTAATATATCCACGCTTACTACCTTTGTACTGGCAGGTGCCGGGGCGAAAATCGCTAAACACGGCAACTATGGAGTATCGTCGGTGTGCGGATCATCAAACATAATGGAATACTTCGGGTATAAATTTTCAGTGGACAGAGATAAATTGCGGCGGGAAATCGACAAGAGCGGAGTTTGTTTTTTGCATGCCCCGCTGTTTAACCCGGCCATGAAAAATGTGGCTCCTGTTCGACGAGCACTGAAAGTGAAAACCTTTTTCAATATGCTTGGCCCCATGATCAACCCGGCTTTTCCGGGAAAACAAATGATCGGGGTTTACAGCCTCGACCTTGCCCGTCTTTATAATTACCTCTACCAGCAATCGGATACCCGCTTTGCCATCATCCACAGCCTCGATGGCTATGATGAAATTTCACTTACATCCGATTTTAAATACATCCTTAACGGGGTTGAGCGGATTGTATCGCCGGGTGAATACAGCTACGATCTGACCACGCATGAATCGCTCAACGGAGGATCTACGGTTAAAGAGTCAGCTGACATATTCCTGAATGTACTGAAGGCTTGTGGTACTAAAGCTCAGATGCAGGTTGTGACGGCCAACGCACAGGTGGCACTGATGTGTTATTATCCCGGTAAGTCAGCCGCTACATGCAGGCAGCTTGCCGAAGAATCGCTGAAAAGTGGTAAAGCGCTCGCGTCGTTTGAAAATCTCATATCCATGCAATAA
- the trpC gene encoding indole-3-glycerol phosphate synthase TrpC → MTILDEIIAFKKEEITEARKKFPESRLQNSKLFRRKVLPMTESLLSPDKTGIIAEFKRMSPSKGMINADCSIEEVITGYFRCGASGLSVLTDNHFFGGNNDDLKRARELTSIPVLRKDFIIDQYQITEARAIGADLILIIAAAVSRSQADELAAYARSLDLQVLLEVHNADELNYVSNNVNIVGVNNRDLKTFKIDIETSVNLACEIPDGFLKISESGITSPLVYKKLKGCGYNGFLIGENFMRTPEPAKAFADFVELITS, encoded by the coding sequence ATGACAATACTTGACGAAATAATTGCCTTTAAAAAAGAGGAAATAACGGAGGCCAGGAAAAAGTTCCCTGAAAGCCGGCTGCAAAACAGCAAGCTGTTCAGGCGAAAGGTGCTTCCTATGACAGAAAGTCTTCTGAGTCCCGACAAGACCGGTATAATTGCCGAGTTTAAACGGATGTCGCCTTCAAAGGGAATGATTAATGCAGATTGTTCGATAGAAGAAGTGATAACTGGCTATTTCAGGTGCGGTGCTTCGGGTTTGTCTGTGTTAACCGACAATCATTTTTTCGGAGGAAACAATGACGATCTTAAAAGAGCAAGGGAACTCACCTCTATACCGGTATTAAGGAAGGATTTCATTATTGATCAATACCAGATTACAGAGGCCAGGGCGATAGGAGCCGATCTGATCCTGATTATCGCTGCAGCAGTGAGCCGTTCACAGGCAGATGAGCTGGCAGCCTATGCCAGGTCGCTTGACCTGCAGGTACTGCTTGAAGTTCACAATGCTGATGAACTGAATTACGTCAGTAATAATGTGAACATTGTCGGTGTGAACAACCGGGATCTGAAAACCTTTAAAATCGATATCGAAACTTCTGTAAACCTGGCCTGTGAGATACCTGACGGTTTCCTGAAAATTTCGGAAAGCGGCATTACTTCGCCGCTGGTTTACAAAAAACTTAAAGGGTGCGGATATAACGGATTCCTCATAGGAGAAAATTTTATGCGCACTCCCGAACCGGCAAAGGCGTTTGCCGATTTTGTCGAACTTATTACATCCTGA
- a CDS encoding phosphoribosylanthranilate isomerase: protein MIRIKVCGMRDPGNIREVSAKRPDMMGFIFFPGSKRFVGIDPDPEMFGLVPDDIKRAGVFVNQDSAFILKTAEDFGLHMIQLHGSESPAVCASFRNAGYMVIKAFGIGGDFDFKKIRTYSDCCDYFLFDTYTEAHGGSGTQFDWSVLDRYTLQVPFLLSGGIGENDAVRINEMVHSMFYGVDINSRFETSPGLKDAIKVGQFINALHEK, encoded by the coding sequence ATGATCCGGATTAAAGTGTGTGGCATGAGAGACCCCGGCAATATCAGGGAGGTGTCTGCGAAAAGGCCCGACATGATGGGATTTATTTTCTTTCCCGGATCAAAGCGGTTTGTTGGCATTGATCCTGACCCTGAAATGTTTGGATTGGTACCGGATGATATAAAAAGGGCGGGTGTTTTTGTAAACCAGGACTCTGCTTTTATTCTTAAAACTGCAGAAGACTTCGGCCTGCATATGATTCAGCTCCATGGCTCAGAATCGCCCGCCGTTTGTGCATCCTTTCGTAATGCCGGGTATATGGTAATAAAGGCCTTTGGAATCGGCGGAGATTTTGATTTCAAAAAAATAAGAACTTACTCAGATTGTTGCGATTATTTTCTCTTTGACACCTACACAGAAGCCCATGGTGGTTCGGGTACGCAGTTTGACTGGTCTGTGCTCGATCGTTACACTTTACAGGTGCCGTTTCTTCTCAGCGGAGGAATAGGGGAGAATGATGCGGTGCGGATAAATGAAATGGTCCATTCCATGTTCTACGGAGTTGATATTAACAGCAGGTTTGAAACCTCACCGGGTCTTAAGGATGCCATTAAAGTCGGGCAGTTCATTAATGCCCTTCATGAAAAATAA
- the trpB gene encoding tryptophan synthase subunit beta: MKYSVNDKGYYGEFGGAFIPEMMYRNIEELRENYLKILSDPSFISEFKNLLKNYVGRPSPLYYAARLSEHFRTRIFLKREDLNHTGAHKINNTVGQILIAKRLGKTRIIAETGAGQHGVATATVCALMGLKCIVYMGKTDVERQEPNVLRMKMLGAEVIPVLSGNMTLKDATNEAIRDWINNPVDTHYIIGSVVGPHPYPDLVARLQSVISEEVQAQLLEQTGNPDPDYIIACVGGGSNAAGAFYHYLDREKVKLVAVEAAGKGVESGESAATMVLGHPGIIHGSRTMLMQDDDGQILEPYSVSAGLDYPGIGPMHSNLFKTGRAIFKYATDDEALDAAFLLTRLEGIVPALESAHALAALGMIRFAEKDVVVVNVSGRGDKDMAAYIKYMNTHNTIAL; the protein is encoded by the coding sequence ATGAAGTATTCGGTTAACGATAAGGGTTATTACGGGGAATTCGGCGGAGCTTTTATTCCCGAAATGATGTATCGCAATATTGAAGAATTGCGTGAAAATTATCTGAAAATACTTTCAGATCCTTCTTTCATAAGCGAATTCAAAAACCTGCTGAAAAATTATGTGGGCCGGCCGTCGCCTTTGTATTATGCAGCCAGGCTGTCGGAGCATTTCAGGACGAGGATTTTTCTGAAGCGCGAAGACCTCAACCACACCGGTGCCCATAAGATAAACAACACGGTGGGGCAGATACTGATTGCAAAACGGCTTGGGAAGACACGGATTATTGCGGAGACAGGTGCCGGCCAGCATGGAGTGGCCACAGCGACGGTTTGCGCTTTAATGGGACTCAAATGCATCGTTTACATGGGCAAAACCGATGTGGAAAGGCAGGAACCGAATGTGTTGAGGATGAAGATGCTGGGTGCAGAAGTGATCCCGGTGTTAAGCGGAAATATGACACTGAAAGATGCTACAAATGAAGCTATCCGCGATTGGATCAACAACCCGGTTGATACTCATTATATAATCGGTTCGGTTGTGGGGCCGCATCCTTATCCCGACCTGGTTGCGCGCCTGCAGTCGGTTATAAGTGAAGAGGTGCAGGCTCAGCTGCTAGAACAGACAGGAAATCCTGATCCGGATTACATTATTGCCTGTGTGGGAGGTGGGAGTAATGCGGCCGGGGCATTCTATCATTATCTCGACCGTGAAAAGGTAAAGCTGGTGGCTGTGGAGGCTGCCGGCAAAGGAGTTGAAAGCGGTGAATCAGCAGCAACAATGGTCCTTGGCCATCCGGGGATTATTCACGGCAGCCGCACCATGCTTATGCAGGATGACGACGGTCAGATCCTCGAGCCCTATTCGGTTTCGGCAGGTCTCGATTACCCGGGAATCGGTCCAATGCATTCGAATTTATTCAAAACAGGCCGAGCCATTTTCAAATATGCAACTGATGATGAGGCCCTGGATGCAGCTTTCCTGCTTACCCGCCTGGAGGGAATTGTTCCTGCGCTTGAATCGGCACATGCCCTGGCGGCACTCGGCATGATCCGGTTTGCGGAAAAAGATGTAGTGGTTGTGAATGTATCAGGGCGGGGCGATAAAGATATGGCTGCCTACATAAAATATATGAACACACACAATACAATCGCATTATGA
- the trpA gene encoding tryptophan synthase subunit alpha yields the protein MNRIDQLFQIKQHEILSVYFTAGHPELNSAPVIIKALAEAGVDMIEIGMPFSDPMADGPVIQQSSSKALKNGMSLNLLFEQLKDIRSKVRVPLLLMGYLNPVLQYGMERFCQSCARVGIDGIILPDLPLEVYENEYKPFFIKAGLHNIFLISPQTSEARLQALDNAGSGFLYFVSSSSTTGMKNGFTGEQTAYFEKISRHNLKNHSLIGFGISNHDTFATVCRYASGAIIGSAFVKMLSEVEMTGVVEKIYKFVEPLKGP from the coding sequence ATGAATCGCATAGATCAGCTTTTTCAGATAAAACAACATGAAATATTATCGGTATATTTCACAGCAGGCCATCCGGAGCTCAATTCGGCGCCTGTCATAATTAAGGCACTTGCTGAAGCCGGTGTGGATATGATTGAAATCGGCATGCCATTTTCCGATCCGATGGCGGATGGCCCGGTGATCCAGCAAAGCAGCAGCAAGGCTCTGAAAAATGGAATGAGCCTGAATTTGTTATTTGAACAGCTAAAGGATATACGCAGCAAAGTTCGGGTGCCCCTGTTATTAATGGGGTATTTGAACCCTGTTCTGCAATACGGGATGGAACGGTTTTGCCAAAGCTGCGCCAGGGTGGGTATTGACGGGATCATCCTGCCGGATTTGCCGCTTGAAGTTTATGAAAATGAGTATAAACCATTTTTTATTAAGGCCGGTTTGCATAACATCTTTCTCATATCGCCTCAAACCAGCGAAGCGAGGCTGCAAGCGCTTGATAATGCCGGTTCCGGGTTTCTGTATTTTGTTTCTTCCTCCTCCACAACAGGTATGAAAAATGGTTTTACGGGTGAACAAACCGCTTACTTTGAAAAGATCTCCCGGCATAACCTTAAAAATCATTCCCTGATAGGGTTCGGCATTTCAAACCATGACACGTTTGCCACAGTATGCCGCTATGCTTCCGGTGCCATTATAGGCAGTGCATTTGTTAAAATGCTTTCTGAAGTAGAAATGACGGGTGTAGTAGAGAAAATATACAAATTTGTCGAACCCTTGAAGGGTCCCTAA